The genomic stretch CAAGGCCGTGGGAGACTCGGTCGAGGTGCGGCGGCCACGCGGGGACATCGAACTCACGGTGGTGGACATCCGCTACGAATAGGTGGAAGCCATGCCTCGGATTCAGCCCGTCAACCCCCGCTACCGTCGCATCTATCAGGCGCTGAGCGGGCCGGACCTGGCCGTTTCCGAGAGCGCGGGGATGACCCTGGAAGACCTGGGGCTGGGCAGCGCCGAAGCCTCCCGCGCGGACCTCGTCTTCGGCACCTACAGCCCCCAGGGCCTGGAGCGGGCCCTGCGTGCCTATGGGCTGTTCCAGCGCGTCGAGGAGCGGGTAGGGCCGCTGGAGCTTCGCGTCGTGTGCACGGACCCGTACCGGCCACGCATCATCCTTTGGAGCAGGCGGTTCTATGTCCCCGTGGCGGACCTGGACCTGCGGCGGACGACCGGGGCCGAGGTGGGGTTCGGTGACGCGCTCGCCGCCACGCCGCTGCTGTACCTGGACTCGCTGTTGCTCCAGAACCCGGGGCGCGCCTTCGACTGGAACCGGCCGCCGCTGCCCGGGCAGAACCACCCCGGGCTCAAGCTCGCCGGCCACATCCTGGACGTGCTCCTGCTGATGGCCCGCCGTATCGGCACCGAGGCCCTGGCCCTCACGCCTTCC from Myxococcus xanthus encodes the following:
- a CDS encoding deacetylase, translated to MPRIQPVNPRYRRIYQALSGPDLAVSESAGMTLEDLGLGSAEASRADLVFGTYSPQGLERALRAYGLFQRVEERVGPLELRVVCTDPYRPRIILWSRRFYVPVADLDLRRTTGAEVGFGDALAATPLLYLDSLLLQNPGRAFDWNRPPLPGQNHPGLKLAGHILDVLLLMARRIGTEALALTPSTFAAACVYDRRFLFVDGAAQGRFLALRQAGRHLPRWLHAWAVELHCMRDQHGEAVTFKPSPMVSPLSSRLGQHFDANAWDDALQLEARRQLTLDEETLQRRFPWERMPPGPPPERVAELLGYDPLAPVVAH